The genomic stretch TCGTGATCGATGGGCTGGGCCACCAGGAAGTGGCCAACCTGCTGGGCATTTCCGTGGGCACTTCCAAATCAAACCTGTCACGGGCGAGGACCATCTTACAAAAACGACTGAAAGACCTGGAGGCGATCTATTATGCAGTATATAGATAACGATATGGACGAACTGTTTAACAAAGCAGGGCGTGACTATCCCCTGAAAACCGGCACTGGCGACTGGGACGCTGTAATGGCCCAATTACAGCAGCCTGATCCTGCCATGCTGCCACCGGACAGGCCCCGTAATAACAACCGCAGATACTGGCTGCTGCTGTTATTGCTGCTTCCCCTGGCCTTTTTCCTGAACAGGGATACTAACTCAACAACGGCTGCCCGCGGCGGGGAGCGTACTATCAACGTGAAGGAAGAAAATGTGAGCCGTGGCGCGGCTGTTGCTATAAAGCCTGCGAATAAAACTGTTGTTCCTGCGGATGCGACGAACAGTTTGAAGCCCGCCGGCAGTGCAGCTGCTGACAGCCGCATTGCTGCGGGTAACAAACAGGCGGGGGCAGGAACACAAAAGCATATTTTGGACGAACCAACAAGCAGGTCTGCAACAAGCAGGCTGGATGCTACTGCAAAGAGACAAGCAGCCTCCAGCAACCAGGACAAGCAACCAGGCAGCCTTTTTACAGATGACCCAACCAGCTTTTTTACCAGGGCAGCTGCCACTACTGATCCACTGAGCCCTCAACCACCCGATCCCAACGTATCTCCTATGGAACCAGTCAATCCGGATCGTACCCTCAACGCATCGCTACCACACACCTTAACCTATACTTATCCACCCAGCGAGGTACCGGTACCGCCTTTCCAGGCAGTCCCAGCCTCCACCAGGAAGCCGGCGCTCCGCTTCCCCCGGCTCTATGCCGGACTGCTGGCCGGCCCGGACCTGAGCAGCATCAAACAACAACGCATCGAAAAGGCAGGCTTCAGCGCCGGGATCCTGGTCGGCTACCGGATCAACCAGCGCTGGTCCGCAGAAGCAGGTCTGCTCTATAACAAAAAACAGTACTATACCGATGGTCAGTACTTCAACAAGACCCGCGCCAATATCCCGGACCGCGTGACCATCGATTACCTGGACGGCAGCTGCGGCATGCTGGAACTGCCCATCAATATCCGCTATAACCTG from Candidatus Pseudobacter hemicellulosilyticus encodes the following:
- a CDS encoding outer membrane beta-barrel protein; protein product: MQYIDNDMDELFNKAGRDYPLKTGTGDWDAVMAQLQQPDPAMLPPDRPRNNNRRYWLLLLLLLPLAFFLNRDTNSTTAARGGERTINVKEENVSRGAAVAIKPANKTVVPADATNSLKPAGSAAADSRIAAGNKQAGAGTQKHILDEPTSRSATSRLDATAKRQAASSNQDKQPGSLFTDDPTSFFTRAAATTDPLSPQPPDPNVSPMEPVNPDRTLNASLPHTLTYTYPPSEVPVPPFQAVPASTRKPALRFPRLYAGLLAGPDLSSIKQQRIEKAGFSAGILVGYRINQRWSAEAGLLYNKKQYYTDGQYFNKTRANIPDRVTIDYLDGSCGMLELPINIRYNLFRRRNGFFVTAGATTYFMQKEEYVYEAEAGGSWYEGHRTYNNSGNHFFANLQFSGGYQYSLSGKTSLRIEPYFKIPIKQVGIGNIPITSTGVYLGIQRTIR